TGCCACGGCCGTCGTCACCTGGGCGATCTGCCGCACCTGGGAGGTCAGGTTCCCGGCCATGAAGTTGACGGAGTCCGTCAGCTCCTTCCAGGTGCCGGACACGCCGTCCACCCGGGCCTGACCGCCCAGCCGGCCCTCCGTACCCACGTCCCGGGCCATCCGCGTGACCTGGTCGGCGAAGCTCGACAGCTGGTCCACCATCGTGTTCACGGTGTTCTTCAGCTGCAGCATCTCGCCGGAGACGTCCACGGTGACCTTCTGCGAGAGGTCACCGTTGGCCACCGCCGTCGTCACCTGGGCGATGTTGCGCACCTGCCCGGTGAGGTTGCGGAATGCCGTGTTGACGGAGTCGGTCAAGTCCTTCCAGGCACCGGCGGCGCCGGGCACCTGCGCCTGGCCGCCCAGCTCACCCTCGACACCGATCTCCCGCGCGACCCGGGTCACCTCGGCACCGAACGCCGACAGCTGGTCCACCATCCCGTTGACGGTGTTCTTCAGCTCCAGCATCTCGCCGGCCACGTCGACGGTGACCTTCTGCGACAGGTCACCGCTGGCCACGGCGGTCGTCACCGTGGCGATGTCCCGCACCTGCGTGGTCAGATTCCGGAACACCGTGTTGACGGAGTCCGTCAGGTCCTTCCACGTACCGGCGGCGCCCGGCACGTTCGCCTGCCCGCCGAGCCGCCCCTCCGCGCCGACCTCGTTCGCCACGCGCGTGACCTCGTCCGCGAAGATCCGCAGCGTCTCGGTCATCTGGTTGATCGTCTCGGCCAGCTGCGCCACCTCGCCGCGCGCCGGAACCGTCACCTTCTGCGACAGGTCACCGTTGGCGACGGCGGTCGTGACCTGCGAGATCCCACGGACCTGCGCGGTCAGGTTGCCCGCCATCGTGTTGACGGAGTCGGTCAGCTCCTTCCACACACCGGCCACACCCGGCACCTGCGCCTGACCGCCCAGGATCCCCTCGGTACCCACCTCACGGGCGACCCGGGTCACCTCGACGGAGAAGGACGACAGCTGCTCCACCATCGTGTTGACGGTGTTCTTCAGCTCCAGCATCTCGCCGGCCACATGGACGGTGACCTTGCGTGACAGGTCACCGCGCGCGACCGCCGTCGTCACCAGCGCGATATCGCGCACCTGCGCCGTCAGCCGGTTCGCCATGGTGTTGACGGACTCGGTCAGGTCCTTCCACGAACCGGACATACCGCGCACCCGGGCCTGCCCGCCGAGCTTGCCCTCGGTGCCGACCTCGCTGGCCACGCGCGTGACCTCGTCGGTGAACGTCGACAACTGGTCCACCAGGTTGTTGACGGTACGGCCGACCTTCAGGAACTCGCCCCGCAGCGGATGCCCGGTGCCGTCGTCCGGCGCCTGCGTCCGCAGCTCCATCCGCGGCGACAGATCGCCCTCGGCGACCGCCGTGAGCACCCGGCTGACCTCCGAGACCGGCCAGACCAGATCGTCCACCAGCGCGTTGGAGGCGTCGATCGCGGACGCCCAGGAGCCCTCGCAGGCCCCCGTCTCCAGCCGCTCCGTGAGTTTTCCCTCACGTCCCACCATGCGCCGCACCCGGGACAGCTCACCGGTGAGATGCAGATTCCGGTCGGCCACCTCGTTGAAGACCGCCGCGATCTCCGACATCACCCCGTCGCCGGAGACCGTGAGCCGCTTGCGGAAGTTCCCGTCACGCATCGAGACGAGGGCCGCCAGCAGCCGGTTCAGGGCAGCCGTGTCCACGGCGGTGGTGCCCCCGCGCCTGCCCAGGGACGGTCCGCCTTTCGCGCGCGTCTTCGTGCCACGCGTCGCCGCGCCAGACTCCACTGTGTCCCTCCCGGAGGGGTAGACCGTTACTGCCGTGCTCGGCCGCTTCGTCCCGGCGTGCCGGTCATCGGCATACCGGATACTTCTGCGTACCGGTTACTCCTGCGTATTTCTGCCAGACGAGATCCGGCCACACCAGGGGCTGCTGCCCGCCGTACACGGAACACACGCAGTCCGGCCCGACCTTCATCAGAAGCTTGCCCAGTGTTTCACCCTGCCCGAACCAGGCCATAACAGTTCGGCAGCTTCGCACACCGTCCGCACACCCTGAGGGGTAAACACCGGCATCCGGCATCCGCTCGGACGGCGAAGGTAAGTAACCTTGCATCCGGCTGTCCAGCCGCACCGGTCCGACCGGCCTGGGCGGTGGCACGAGAACGAGCGGGCATCGGAGGGGCGGCCGCAGACCATGACCACCGGAGTCATCCCCGGGGGACAGCCCCCGGAGCCACAGCCGACGGGCGAGCTGCTGCCACAGCAGCGGAGCGAGCCGGCCGGCCACGCAGCCCTGCATGTCGACAACCGGCCGAGGAGTTCTGTGATCACCGCGCGCGCGGCCGCCACCTTCGAGCCCGTCGGGCGTTCGGTCGCGACGGCTCGGTCCTTCGTCCGCGACACGCTCCAGGGATGGGGCTTCGCCGACATCGTCGACGACGCCGTCGTCCTCACCAGCGAGCTGGTGACCAACGCGGTGGTCCACGCGGGTACGCACGCGGACGTCCTGTGCCTGCGCACCGAGTACGGCGTGCGCATCGAGGTCGCCGACCGCTACCCGGAGCGCGAGGTTCCCCTCCAGAACGCCGCCGCCACGATGGGCAGCCCCGACCGCGAGGGCGGCCGTGGCCTCCAGCTGTGCGCTGCCCTGGCCACCCGCTGGGGCGTCGACTACACCCCCACCCACAAGAACGTCTGGTTTCAGCTCACCCTCCCCGAACGCCCGGTCGGCACCCGCACCGCCGGCCCGTCCCTGCCCGCCGACCTGCTCCCGCTGGCCGACGGCCGGGTCCGCGTCGCGGTCCTCCAGGTCGACCGCAAGGGCACCGTCTCCTCCTGGAACGAGGACGCCGAGGAACTCTTCGGCTACTCCGCCGCCGAGGTCATCGGCCGGCCCCTCACCGAACTGGCGGCCTGGCCGCACACCCCCGGCACCAGCACCGGCGTGGCCGAGGCCCTCCAACTCTCCCGCTGGGAGGGCAGCTACGGCATCCGCGGCGCCGACGGCAAGGTGGCCCAGGTCTACGCCTCCCACCTCAGAGTCCGCGACACCGGCGGCGAACCCTCCACCGTCTGCCTCCTGGTCCGCGACCACGAGCGCGCCGTCCTGCAGACGCCGCCGCGCGTCCCGGCCGGCGACCAGGCCTCGTCCTCCGACGGCCAGAGCACCGACCCCTTCGAGGTGTTCATCGGCTCCCCCGCCCCGGACGACCTCGACGGCCTGCTGCAGCGTACGGTGGAGCGCGCCCGCGACATGCTGGACGGCGACTCCGCGTTCCTGCTGCTGGCCACCGACGACGAGACCGAACTGGAGGTCCGCGCCTCCACCGGCCTGCCCTCCGCGCGCCAGCGCTTCGCGCGCGTGCCCGTAGAAGCCGGCCCCGGCCGCTACGGCTCCGCACGCATGCCCGCCGTGCACGAGGACCTCACCGCCGTACCCGGGGCCGTATCACTGCTGTCCGGCACCGGCATGCGTTCCGTCGTCACGGTCCCGCTGAAGGTCGAGGGCCGCCTCACCGGCTCGCTCGGCGTCGCGGCCGAGGCACCGGGCCGGTACTCCAACGAGGAGGCTCTGCGCCTGCAGTTCGCCGCCGACCGCATCGCCCTGGCCGTGGAGTCGGCCCGCCTGGGCGAGCTGGAGCGGCTGCGCCGCGGCTCCCTGAGCTTCCTCGTCGAGGCATCCGACCTGCTGGCCGGCACCCTCGACCGCGACCAGACGCTGGCCCTGATGGCCCAGATGACGGTCCCCACCCTGGCCACCTGGTGCGCCGTCTACACGATCGCCGACCAGGCCTCCGAACCGTATCTGTCGTACGTCCTGCACGAGGACGAGGAACTCATCGACGGCATCAAGTCGCTGCTGTCGAAGGTCCCGCCGCCCGACCCGGTGCCGACCCCCGGCGCCCGCGTCTGGACGGCCCCGGGCGAGGTCGCGCACCAGGCGGCCCTGCGCAGCTCGATGCGCAGCCT
Above is a genomic segment from Streptomyces fodineus containing:
- a CDS encoding SpoIIE family protein phosphatase codes for the protein MTTGVIPGGQPPEPQPTGELLPQQRSEPAGHAALHVDNRPRSSVITARAAATFEPVGRSVATARSFVRDTLQGWGFADIVDDAVVLTSELVTNAVVHAGTHADVLCLRTEYGVRIEVADRYPEREVPLQNAAATMGSPDREGGRGLQLCAALATRWGVDYTPTHKNVWFQLTLPERPVGTRTAGPSLPADLLPLADGRVRVAVLQVDRKGTVSSWNEDAEELFGYSAAEVIGRPLTELAAWPHTPGTSTGVAEALQLSRWEGSYGIRGADGKVAQVYASHLRVRDTGGEPSTVCLLVRDHERAVLQTPPRVPAGDQASSSDGQSTDPFEVFIGSPAPDDLDGLLQRTVERARDMLDGDSAFLLLATDDETELEVRASTGLPSARQRFARVPVEAGPGRYGSARMPAVHEDLTAVPGAVSLLSGTGMRSVVTVPLKVEGRLTGSLGVAAEAPGRYSNEEALRLQFAADRIALAVESARLGELERLRRGSLSFLVEASDLLAGTLDRDQTLALMAQMTVPTLATWCAVYTIADQASEPYLSYVLHEDEELIDGIKSLLSKVPPPDPVPTPGARVWTAPGEVAHQAALRSSMRSLGLSGGPTRQISSSIGPTLATASAVGGETVVLPLVARNRVIGMLTLGKPTDEHFRQEILELAEDLSRRAALALDNARLYSERTAISQSLQRSLLPPGLPHIDGVEVEVIYRAAGEGNEVGGDFYDVFPIGNGAYGFAIGDVCGTGPNAAAVTGLARHALRLLAREGLSGPAVLQRLNSAILDEGDRSRFLTLLYGEMRPQEDGSAELKVVCAGHPLPLRLRQDGTVTAAAEPQPLLGVIEDLELHEETVTLDPGDVLLCVTDGVTERREGTRMLGDDGLADVLTTCTGLTAGAVAARIMRAVERFASDAPSDDMAILAMRVPGIHKDA